Proteins co-encoded in one Balearica regulorum gibbericeps isolate bBalReg1 chromosome 24, bBalReg1.pri, whole genome shotgun sequence genomic window:
- the LOC142604949 gene encoding LOW QUALITY PROTEIN: olfactory receptor 6X1-like (The sequence of the model RefSeq protein was modified relative to this genomic sequence to represent the inferred CDS: inserted 2 bases in 1 codon) — MRSLPFDSWMGGFLIVFVQTVLVFRLLFCGPSIISHIYCDIGPLLKLACTDTHRIEWLIFTVPAVVLFTTSFLTVTSYLAIIFTTLRIPSASGRQKAFSTCIAHLTVVIMLYETVIFIYVRAGLXVNMNKMVSLLNTLVTPLLNPFFYTLRNKEVKTVLKKSITRNKIFEVKE; from the exons ATGAGAAGT CTCCCGTTTGACTCTTGGATGGGTGGCTTTCTGATTGTTTTTGTGCAAACTGTTCTGGTGTTCAGACTGCTGTTCTGTGGCCCCAGTATCATCAGTCACATCTACTGTGACATTGGGCCACTGTTGAAACTGGCTTGCACTGACACCCACCGTATTGAATGGCTTATTTTCACtgttcctgcagttgttttgtttACCACTTCCTTCTTGACCGTCACCTCCTACTTAGCCATCATTTTTACTACACTGAGGATCCCATCTGCTTCTGGGAGACAGAAGGCTTTCTCCACCTGCATTGCTCACCTGACTGTAGTGATCATGCTTTATGAGACAGTCATATTCATTTACGTCAGGGCAGGCCT AGTAAATATGAACAAAATGGTATCCCTTCTGAACACTCTTGTAACACCACTACTGAACCCTTTCTTTTATACCTTGAGGAACAAAGAGGTAAAGACTGTCTTGAAAAAATCAAtcaccagaaataaaatatttgaggtTAAAGAATGA